The following are encoded in a window of Bacteroidia bacterium genomic DNA:
- a CDS encoding SpoIIE family protein phosphatase — MRLPLLAILCNLLLGCFTVSAQQNNFRMFSLEDGLPQSEVRSIFEDSRGYLWVGTNSGGAARFDGIHFTVKNKKSGLIGNTIYSMIEDNKGQLWFGTDEGISVYDGFRIINYSVKNGLSNNLVYKIFEDSNGNIWAATTGGGVNIISVKSNDSLDVTILNKDNGLSGNFVFDCVEDKFGRIWLATYEGGISVVTISKNKKISIKIVPEQKLPSPNLLSFGKTPDGDIWAGTVNMGAFLVSYSDTINFSVKKKIDFSNGYENNRTWKIYTDEKKRTWFATDKSGVIRLNENGSLTSFSDKQGYPNNQVLTIFEDSENNYWFGTMGSGLCKYYGDYFAHYTAKEILTEKIYAVAQSKDGTYWIGTGGKGLVKLKFDKNNNPVIKIFNEKDGLYDPSINSIAIDKNGVLWLATSSGIFSYNNQVFTNFTTDDGLVDNRVNCVFIDSRNRLWCGTMGGLSKYDGKFFNIDEEKYGLINNEVQTITEDKEGTVWIGTLGGIARFKNNEMTDFDEEEGLMDKKIKCIVCDPTGNVWIGSFGVGVYLYDKRKEGQKKIVLKADEDFLNTGNIYSLIFSNDTTLIIGTENGMKMIIMDRNYKFKRIYNFDKTNGFIGIENNLNAILKDNQNNIWFGTAKGLTRFSPSLYHAKNVAPKTHIVDLKLFYKSIDWLSKADSVTQWSKIPNDLELSYTDNHLTFCFEGISLTNPEKVNYQCMLEGVDKEWSPPRQNNEAQYPGLEPGEYTFKVRASNEFDTWNSEPQIFHFVINPPFYRTWWFYTICLIFIVSIIILYIKWREAKLKRDKAVLEQTVKERTAQVVKQKEILEVQKQEITDSIHYASRIQRAILPAESLINSILKDYFILYKPRDIVSGDFFWTTLKDDKIVLTVADCTGHGVPGAFMSMLGVSYLNEIVNEKGIVNPDEILNNLRANIINALQQKDTMGGSKDGMDIALVSIDIKKQIINYAGANNSLLVVRENQLNEIKADKMPIAIYLKMDSFLNHEIPYQKGDVIYLFSDGYTDQFGGPRGKKFMSKHFKEFLLSIHDLPMITQQHKLDQKIEDWKLESSQSQNDDICVIGLRL; from the coding sequence ATGAGACTGCCACTTTTGGCAATATTGTGTAATTTGTTGTTAGGTTGCTTTACTGTCTCTGCTCAGCAAAATAATTTCAGAATGTTTTCTTTAGAAGACGGGCTTCCTCAATCAGAAGTCCGTTCTATTTTTGAAGATTCGCGAGGCTATTTATGGGTAGGCACAAATTCAGGTGGCGCTGCAAGATTTGATGGTATTCATTTTACAGTTAAAAATAAAAAGTCCGGACTAATTGGGAATACCATCTATTCAATGATAGAAGATAATAAAGGTCAACTATGGTTTGGTACAGATGAGGGAATTTCTGTTTATGATGGATTTAGAATCATAAATTATTCGGTTAAAAACGGACTTTCAAATAATCTTGTTTATAAGATTTTTGAAGATTCTAATGGAAATATCTGGGCTGCAACAACAGGCGGGGGTGTTAATATAATTAGTGTTAAGTCAAATGATTCTTTAGATGTAACAATTCTCAATAAAGATAATGGACTTTCTGGAAATTTTGTTTTTGATTGTGTCGAAGATAAGTTTGGTAGAATATGGTTAGCTACTTATGAAGGTGGAATCAGCGTTGTTACAATTTCAAAGAATAAAAAAATAAGTATTAAGATAGTTCCTGAACAAAAACTTCCTTCACCTAATTTACTTTCTTTTGGAAAGACTCCTGATGGAGATATTTGGGCAGGGACAGTTAATATGGGTGCATTTCTTGTTTCTTATTCTGATACCATAAATTTTTCTGTAAAAAAGAAAATAGATTTTTCAAATGGTTATGAAAACAACAGAACCTGGAAAATTTATACAGATGAAAAAAAGAGAACCTGGTTTGCAACAGATAAATCAGGTGTTATTAGATTAAATGAAAATGGCAGCTTAACTTCTTTCTCCGACAAGCAAGGTTATCCAAATAATCAGGTTCTTACTATATTTGAAGATTCTGAAAATAATTATTGGTTTGGAACAATGGGCAGTGGCTTATGTAAATATTATGGCGATTATTTTGCACATTACACTGCAAAAGAGATTCTAACAGAGAAGATATATGCTGTTGCTCAATCAAAAGATGGAACTTATTGGATTGGTACTGGTGGTAAGGGTTTAGTTAAACTAAAATTTGATAAAAATAACAATCCGGTTATTAAAATATTTAACGAAAAAGATGGATTGTATGATCCTTCAATTAACTCAATTGCAATTGATAAAAACGGCGTGTTATGGCTTGCAACATCAAGTGGTATTTTCAGCTATAATAATCAGGTTTTTACAAATTTTACAACAGATGATGGTTTAGTTGATAATCGTGTAAATTGTGTTTTTATTGATTCCCGAAATCGCTTGTGGTGTGGAACAATGGGAGGACTTAGTAAATATGATGGCAAGTTTTTTAATATAGATGAAGAAAAATATGGATTAATAAATAATGAAGTTCAAACAATAACAGAAGACAAAGAAGGTACTGTCTGGATTGGAACACTTGGTGGAATCGCTCGTTTTAAAAACAATGAAATGACTGATTTTGATGAAGAGGAAGGGTTAATGGATAAAAAAATTAAATGCATCGTTTGTGATCCAACAGGTAATGTCTGGATAGGCTCATTTGGAGTAGGTGTTTACTTATATGATAAAAGAAAAGAAGGCCAAAAGAAAATTGTTCTAAAGGCGGATGAAGATTTTTTAAATACAGGAAATATTTATTCTTTAATCTTTTCAAATGATACTACTTTAATTATTGGTACCGAAAATGGGATGAAGATGATAATAATGGATAGAAATTATAAATTTAAACGAATTTATAATTTTGATAAAACTAATGGTTTTATTGGTATTGAAAATAATCTTAATGCTATTCTTAAAGATAATCAGAACAATATTTGGTTTGGTACCGCAAAAGGGTTAACTCGATTTTCGCCCTCACTATATCATGCTAAGAATGTTGCACCTAAAACCCATATTGTTGATTTAAAGTTGTTTTACAAATCCATTGATTGGTTATCAAAAGCAGATTCTGTTACTCAGTGGTCTAAAATACCAAATGATTTAGAACTTTCATATACTGACAATCATTTAACTTTTTGCTTCGAAGGGATTTCACTCACAAATCCGGAAAAAGTAAATTATCAATGTATGCTTGAAGGGGTTGATAAAGAGTGGTCGCCGCCAAGGCAAAACAATGAAGCACAATATCCTGGACTGGAACCTGGCGAATATACTTTTAAAGTAAGAGCATCAAATGAATTTGATACATGGAATAGTGAACCGCAAATATTTCATTTTGTTATAAATCCTCCTTTTTATCGCACATGGTGGTTTTATACTATATGTTTAATTTTTATTGTGTCAATAATTATTTTGTATATTAAATGGCGTGAAGCAAAACTAAAGCGCGACAAAGCAGTTTTGGAACAAACTGTAAAAGAAAGAACAGCCCAGGTTGTTAAACAAAAAGAGATTCTTGAGGTTCAAAAGCAAGAAATAACAGACAGTATTCATTATGCAAGTCGTATTCAAAGAGCAATACTTCCAGCAGAATCATTAATAAACTCAATTCTAAAAGATTATTTTATTCTTTATAAACCACGTGATATTGTTAGTGGTGATTTTTTCTGGACAACCTTAAAAGACGATAAAATTGTGCTCACTGTTGCGGATTGTACAGGGCACGGAGTACCCGGAGCTTTTATGAGCATGTTGGGGGTATCCTATTTAAATGAGATTGTAAATGAAAAAGGAATTGTTAATCCTGACGAAATTTTAAATAACCTAAGAGCTAATATAATTAATGCTCTTCAGCAAAAGGATACAATGGGTGGGAGTAAGGATGGGATGGATATTGCCCTTGTGTCTATTGATATAAAGAAGCAAATTATTAATTATGCAGGTGCTAATAATTCATTATTAGTAGTTCGCGAAAATCAACTTAATGAGATAAAGGCGGATAAGATGCCTATTGCTATTTATCTTAAGATGGATAGTTTCTTAAATCATGAGATACCTTATCAAAAAGGTGATGTTATTTATCTGTTTTCGGATGGTTATACTGACCAGTTTGGTGGTCCAAGAGGAAAGAAATTTATGTCAAAACATTTTAAAGAGTTTCTACTTTCAATACACGATTTACCAATGATTACTCAACAACATAAGTTGGATCAGAAAATAGAAGACTGGAAATTGGAAAGCAGCCAATCACAAAACGATGATATTTGTGTTATTGGTTTAAGGTTATAA
- a CDS encoding caspase family protein: MKKYIIIHLALLFPVLLFSQSYIEAKWEKYFGGSYDDKAKTVISTETGFLLAGWTRSSGNGGKDLLVVNLDKEGNKIWEKTYGSTEDDSANVVVSNGKDGFVLAGVTTVKESGYTHIWYIGIDKNGEKKWDRIQGGATLDCAKEIIPTKDGGCLIIGALEAKGDHDRDMLALKVDSKGNKEWHATFGGRYYDDMAYGAVPLTDEGFILVGYTKCKGAGEEDLYVVKIDKYGTMKWEKTFGGAGSDIGRDISATSDGRFIICGSTRSKGFGEEDMYVIKIDNIGNIEWEKTFGGSATDIANAVVCTADKGCVVAGYTKSKGNGKENSYLIKLDNKGEICWERSFGKKQWDVAESIILLPDNGYLVAGCSESMAGGESDMWALRISDNTEPVIKMYVEKKLSDWEKKGPGESDQDLAARISPLNKENKLTELRKEAMIFYSNEDGSLAQNTATQNQNNIDEPLYRGGGDPLAGMNVKSTANKQPIQIGNYYALIIGIDNYTGEWAKLKNAVADAKAVENLLKTKYRFNSFRTLYNEQATRDNVIKEFEWLVKNVKATDNLLIYYSGHGEFKQELNKGYWVPVDAATMSTSNFISNNDIQTFLSGIKSKHTLLIADACFSGDIFRGKTVSVPYENSDKYYEKVYNLPSRKAISSGGIEPVMDGGRDGHSVFAYYLLKTLNTNTSKYYDASQLYDNIKIPIVNNSEQTPNFNPIKDSGDEGGQFLFILK, translated from the coding sequence ATGAAAAAATATATAATTATTCACTTGGCGCTTTTGTTTCCCGTATTACTTTTCAGTCAATCTTATATTGAAGCAAAATGGGAAAAATATTTTGGAGGTAGTTATGACGATAAAGCCAAAACTGTTATTTCTACCGAGACTGGATTTTTGCTTGCTGGTTGGACGCGTTCTTCTGGTAACGGAGGAAAGGATCTGTTAGTTGTTAATCTTGATAAAGAAGGAAATAAAATTTGGGAAAAAACTTATGGATCAACAGAAGATGATTCTGCAAATGTTGTAGTTTCGAATGGGAAAGATGGTTTTGTATTAGCAGGAGTAACCACAGTTAAAGAATCCGGTTATACTCACATCTGGTATATTGGTATTGATAAGAACGGAGAAAAAAAATGGGATAGAATTCAGGGTGGTGCAACTTTAGATTGTGCAAAAGAAATAATACCAACAAAAGATGGAGGATGTCTCATTATTGGAGCCCTAGAAGCTAAAGGCGATCATGATCGTGATATGTTGGCTTTAAAAGTAGATAGTAAAGGAAATAAAGAATGGCATGCAACATTTGGAGGCAGATATTATGATGATATGGCTTATGGTGCTGTTCCTTTAACTGATGAAGGTTTTATTCTTGTTGGCTATACAAAATGTAAAGGTGCTGGTGAAGAAGATCTGTACGTTGTTAAAATTGACAAGTATGGAACAATGAAATGGGAAAAAACATTTGGTGGTGCCGGTTCAGATATTGGACGTGATATTTCAGCCACTTCTGACGGAAGGTTTATAATTTGTGGGTCTACCCGTTCTAAAGGTTTTGGAGAAGAAGATATGTATGTTATTAAAATTGATAATATAGGTAACATTGAATGGGAGAAAACGTTTGGTGGATCTGCAACTGATATTGCTAATGCGGTTGTTTGTACAGCTGACAAAGGCTGTGTTGTTGCCGGTTATACAAAGTCGAAAGGTAATGGTAAAGAAAACTCTTATTTAATCAAACTTGATAATAAAGGTGAAATTTGTTGGGAAAGAAGTTTTGGAAAAAAGCAATGGGATGTTGCAGAATCAATAATTTTGCTGCCTGATAATGGATATCTCGTTGCAGGTTGTTCTGAATCTATGGCAGGTGGAGAGTCAGATATGTGGGCGCTTAGAATTTCTGATAACACTGAACCTGTAATTAAAATGTATGTTGAAAAGAAATTATCTGATTGGGAGAAAAAGGGACCTGGTGAATCTGATCAGGATCTTGCAGCAAGAATATCTCCGTTAAATAAAGAAAACAAACTAACAGAACTTCGTAAAGAAGCCATGATATTTTATAGTAATGAAGATGGATCATTAGCTCAAAATACTGCCACTCAGAATCAAAACAATATAGATGAACCATTGTACCGTGGTGGTGGCGATCCTTTAGCTGGTATGAATGTAAAAAGTACTGCTAACAAACAACCTATTCAAATAGGAAATTATTATGCGTTAATAATTGGAATTGATAATTATACAGGAGAATGGGCAAAACTAAAAAATGCTGTTGCCGATGCAAAAGCGGTTGAGAATTTATTAAAAACAAAATATCGCTTTAATAGTTTCCGTACTTTATATAACGAACAAGCAACACGAGATAATGTTATTAAAGAATTTGAATGGTTAGTGAAAAATGTTAAGGCAACAGATAATTTGCTGATTTATTATTCAGGTCATGGTGAATTTAAACAAGAACTTAATAAAGGTTATTGGGTTCCAGTTGATGCTGCTACAATGTCTACATCTAATTTTATTTCGAATAATGATATTCAGACTTTCTTAAGTGGTATAAAGTCAAAACACACTCTTTTAATTGCTGATGCTTGTTTTAGTGGTGATATTTTCAGAGGCAAAACAGTTTCTGTTCCTTATGAAAATTCTGATAAGTATTATGAGAAAGTGTATAATCTGCCATCAAGAAAAGCAATTTCATCAGGCGGTATAGAACCTGTAATGGATGGTGGAAGAGATGGTCATTCTGTTTTTGCATATTATTTATTAAAGACACTTAATACAAATACAAGTAAATATTATGATGCAAGTCAGCTTTATGATAATATAAAAATTCCAATAGTAAATAATTCGGAGCAAACGCCTAATTTTAATCCTATAAAGGATAGTGGCGACGAAGGTGGACAATTTTTATTTATACTTAAATAG
- a CDS encoding tetratricopeptide repeat protein, translated as MKFLFLYIIVFTINCLNVNADNIKIDSLWQCYNKSTTDTTRIKTLLNIGSYYEQINNDSAIFCYKHSALIANKINNVHFEATALRFLGIEYKASGDYFKADSVLNLALKKFKSVKDTKNIATTYLNIGNIKNRQGKYLEAISAFQLSYNESDKVKDTLKIALALQSIGNVHYYMSNLGKAEEYYLKSLHLLQNTNNFSEIANIYNNLGTVYNDKKNYNQAIKCYKEAIKLRETCGNIKGVAVSYNNLGNTYGHVKKYDLAIKNYSISLDLKKKLNEKEGIAITLGNIASMYIELNKNKEALSCLNEMLEIANSINSLPQKRYAYEYFSIAYENVNDFKKALYYQKLLIVAKDSLLNEDLRKQIADINIKYETEKKEKQISYLINENKIKTLESNKKKEELETNQVITYWLLSAGIMLIVIIIFSYILVLYKGKQKRGKLEKDLIQYMQKAVNQQMNPHFIFNTLNSIQYYLLNNDKISSSKYISKFSKLMRLTLDNSQTTLIPLFTEIEALQLYLELEQVRYKNKFQFELIIDNDIDVESTYIPPLIIQPHIENAIWHGLMHLENDKEGRINVKFENSNNILLCYIEDNGIGRKRAEEIKALYKPEHKSLGTKITNSRIEIINQMFNRKIEINYVDLYDINNNPKGTKVEILFPFFSKFNNES; from the coding sequence TTGAAGTTTTTATTTTTATATATTATCGTTTTTACAATTAATTGTCTTAATGTTAATGCTGATAACATTAAGATAGACAGCCTATGGCAATGTTACAATAAATCTACAACAGATACTACTCGAATTAAAACATTATTAAACATAGGCAGTTATTATGAGCAAATAAATAACGATTCTGCTATATTTTGTTACAAACATTCTGCATTAATAGCAAATAAAATTAACAACGTACATTTTGAGGCAACTGCCCTAAGATTTCTTGGAATTGAATATAAAGCATCAGGTGATTATTTTAAAGCAGACAGTGTATTAAATTTGGCACTAAAAAAATTCAAATCAGTAAAAGACACAAAAAACATTGCTACAACATATTTAAATATAGGAAATATAAAAAACCGGCAGGGAAAATACTTAGAAGCAATTTCAGCTTTTCAATTATCATATAATGAAAGTGATAAAGTTAAAGACACCTTAAAAATTGCACTTGCTCTGCAAAGTATTGGAAATGTACATTATTACATGTCTAACTTAGGTAAAGCAGAAGAATATTATTTAAAATCTTTACATTTATTACAAAACACTAATAATTTCTCAGAGATTGCTAATATTTATAATAACCTAGGCACTGTATATAACGATAAAAAAAATTACAATCAAGCTATAAAGTGTTATAAAGAAGCAATAAAACTAAGAGAAACATGTGGAAACATTAAGGGTGTTGCTGTAAGTTATAACAATTTAGGGAACACATATGGACATGTAAAAAAATATGACTTGGCAATTAAAAATTACTCTATCTCACTAGATTTAAAAAAGAAACTTAATGAAAAAGAAGGAATAGCAATAACATTAGGAAATATTGCTTCAATGTACATTGAGCTAAATAAAAATAAAGAGGCACTATCCTGCTTAAACGAGATGCTTGAAATTGCAAATAGCATTAATTCACTTCCACAAAAACGATATGCTTATGAATACTTTTCTATTGCATATGAAAACGTTAATGACTTTAAAAAAGCTTTATATTATCAGAAACTTCTAATAGTCGCAAAAGATAGTTTATTAAACGAAGATCTAAGAAAACAAATAGCAGATATTAATATAAAATACGAAACAGAAAAAAAAGAAAAACAAATTTCTTATCTTATAAATGAGAATAAAATAAAAACACTTGAATCTAATAAAAAGAAAGAAGAGCTGGAAACTAATCAGGTAATTACCTATTGGTTATTAAGTGCAGGTATTATGCTAATTGTTATAATAATATTTAGTTACATATTAGTTCTTTATAAAGGAAAACAAAAAAGAGGCAAATTAGAAAAAGACTTGATTCAATACATGCAAAAAGCTGTTAATCAACAAATGAATCCTCATTTTATTTTTAATACTTTAAATTCTATTCAATACTATTTATTAAACAACGATAAAATTTCATCGAGTAAATACATTTCAAAATTTTCTAAGCTAATGAGACTTACTCTTGATAATTCTCAAACTACCCTTATCCCTTTATTTACTGAGATAGAAGCCTTACAGTTATATCTTGAATTAGAACAAGTACGATATAAAAACAAATTTCAATTCGAACTAATTATTGATAACGACATTGATGTTGAATCTACATATATTCCTCCGCTTATTATACAACCACATATTGAAAATGCAATATGGCACGGATTAATGCATTTAGAAAATGATAAGGAAGGTAGAATCAATGTTAAATTTGAGAACTCAAACAACATTCTTTTATGCTATATTGAAGATAACGGAATTGGAAGAAAACGGGCTGAAGAAATTAAAGCACTTTATAAACCTGAGCATAAATCTCTTGGAACAAAAATCACAAACTCAAGAATTGAGATAATTAATCAAATGTTTAATCGTAAAATTGAGATTAATTATGTAGATCTTTACGATATTAACAATAACCCAAAAGGAACAAAAGTTGAAATTTTGTTTCCTTTCTTCTCGAAATTTAACAACGAATCTTAA